One genomic segment of Acomys russatus chromosome 6, mAcoRus1.1, whole genome shotgun sequence includes these proteins:
- the Ccdc190 gene encoding coiled-coil domain-containing protein 190 produces MKRMDRNMVRGPLYKQFDLERKTAKQAEARLSLRLQRLDIICLYHVKSLAREERQLQKELQRLQQANIIKKKFSSYVGNGIQKRSKDVVTFSPQTGQRHIVPEPKTRALKTNIIQEVKTKIQVTSLPDTALKDALRGQEHMESQHDRSSCCKEGNSQGRERESENPLKGMDPRDVSVPCHDQEVPTNKTEDSRHVSSPGGESRSASADETGSKNASRKPHGDAGAQSLQSTAEYPGSFKGECTKSTFLELFTKAKNAHYLRHRVPPESERMLSIREIFGHSDSSLPRVGENP; encoded by the exons ATGAAGAGGATGGACAGGAACATGGTGAGGGGACCGCTGTATAAGCAGTTCGACTTGGAGAGAAAGACTGCCAAGCAAGCTGAAGCCAGACTCAGCCTTAGGCTACAGAGGCTGGACATCATCTGCCTCTATCACGTGAAGTCACTGGCCAGGGAGGAGAGGCAACTTCAGAAGGAACTGCAGAGGCTGCAGCAAG CAAATATCATCAAGAAAAAGTTCTCGTCTTATGTGGGGAATGGAATTCAGAAGAGATCAAAAGACGTTGTCACATTCTCGCCACAAACAGGACAGAGGCACATAGTCCCAGAGCCTAAAACTAG agcaCTGAAAACCAATATTATCCAAGAAGTTAAAACTAAGATTCAGGTGACCTCTTTACCTGACACTGCCCTCAAAGATGCCTTGAGAGGCCAAGAGCACATGGAATCTCAACATGACAGAAGCAGCTGCTGCAAGGAAGGGAACtcacaaggaagagagagagagtctgaaaATCCACTTAAAGGCATGGACCCCAGGGATGTCTCTGTCCCGTGCCATGACCAAGAGGTTCCCACCAACAAGACAGAAGATAGCCGCCATGTGTCCAGCCCAGGTGGTGAGAGCCGGTCAGCATCTGCTGATGAGACTGGATCAAAAAATGCCAGTCGAAAGCCGCACGGGGATGCTGGGGCACAAAGTCTCCAGAGTACCGCTGAATATCCAGGAAGCTTCAAAGGTGAATGCACAAAGTCAACCTTCCTAGAGTTGTTTACAAAGGCCAAAAATGCCCACTATCTCCGCCACAGGGTGCCCCCTGAGTCTGAGAGGATGCTTAGCATCCGGGAGATATTTGGACACAGTGATTCCTCACTACCCAGAGTGGGGGAAAATCCGTGA